A window of the Parabacteroides merdae ATCC 43184 genome harbors these coding sequences:
- a CDS encoding NUDIX hydrolase, translating to METQENKHEMFYPHVSVDCVLLGTNEDKLCVLLVERQVAGSNEKHYKLPGSLIYESEDLDTAAYRVLNEATGLKRVALKQFRSFGSPARTKNKEDVQWLENASKMKITRIVTVAYLALCKFGKKMTMGEMSDTLIWAPVNELPHLPFDHKEIVEAAGEEIRRWVDVEPGIVFDYLPSKFTAYQLRRIFEIIYNKTIDVRNFHKKMTAMEYVVQTDEVETGVNHRAARYYRFDKVKYNKLHSKFNKI from the coding sequence ATGGAAACACAGGAAAATAAGCATGAAATGTTTTATCCGCACGTTTCGGTCGATTGCGTATTGCTTGGGACAAACGAAGATAAACTGTGCGTGTTGCTCGTCGAAAGACAAGTTGCCGGTAGTAACGAGAAACACTACAAATTGCCGGGAAGCTTGATTTATGAGAGTGAAGATCTGGATACGGCCGCTTATCGTGTCTTGAACGAAGCGACAGGTCTGAAACGTGTAGCCTTGAAACAGTTCCGCAGTTTCGGCTCTCCTGCCCGTACCAAGAATAAAGAGGATGTGCAATGGCTGGAAAATGCTTCCAAAATGAAAATCACACGAATCGTGACGGTCGCTTATCTGGCGTTGTGTAAGTTTGGGAAGAAAATGACGATGGGGGAGATGTCCGATACCCTTATTTGGGCACCTGTAAATGAATTGCCACATCTGCCATTCGACCATAAGGAAATTGTTGAAGCTGCCGGCGAAGAGATACGGCGGTGGGTGGATGTCGAACCGGGTATCGTTTTCGATTATCTTCCGTCAAAGTTTACGGCCTATCAGTTGCGGCGCATTTTTGAGATCATTTATAATAAGACGATAGATGTACGCAATTTCCATAAAAAGATGACGGCGATGGAATATGTCGTGCAGACGGATGAAGTGGAAACGGGAGTGAATCATCGGGCAGCCCGCTATTACCGGTTCGATAAGGTGAAATATAACAAGTTGCATTCGAAGTTTAATAAGATATGA
- a CDS encoding xylulokinase — MCLLGCDIGSSSVKASIVDKDTGLTLASDFYPKEEAAIKAVRPGWAEQNPDDWWMYLKEAIKGAIAKAGIKGTEIDAIGISYQMHGLVLVDRKMQVLRPSVIWCDSRAVPYGDRAFKSIGEKQCLAHLLNSPGNFTASKLAWVKEYEPQIFGQVHKFMLPGDFIAMRMTGDIVTTVSGLSEGIFWDFRNNSVSEDLMNYFGFSKELVPDIRPTFGVQGELLGSVASELGLKKGTPVTYRAGDQPNNALSLNVLNPGEIAATGGTSGVVYGVNGKVNYDMLSRVNTFAHVNHSADRTRLGVLLCINGVGILNSWVKRNVAPEGISYPALNELAATVPIGSEGLSILPFGNGAERMLQNKQVDCSIHGLNFNIHNKAHVARAAQEGIVFSFKYGMDIMNEMGIDIGVIRAGNANLFLSPIFRDALAGVTGTVIELYDTNGAVGAAKGAGIGAGIYASAEEAFASLKKINVIEPDGLKADKYCGAFEVWKERLEKALA, encoded by the coding sequence ATGTGTTTATTAGGTTGTGATATCGGAAGTTCTTCGGTGAAGGCTTCTATTGTCGATAAAGATACGGGGTTGACGCTTGCCTCTGATTTTTATCCGAAAGAAGAGGCGGCGATCAAAGCCGTGCGTCCCGGATGGGCGGAGCAGAATCCGGATGACTGGTGGATGTATCTGAAAGAAGCGATAAAGGGTGCGATCGCGAAGGCGGGCATCAAGGGAACGGAGATAGATGCGATCGGCATCTCGTACCAGATGCATGGGCTTGTATTGGTGGACAGGAAGATGCAGGTGCTGCGTCCGTCGGTGATCTGGTGCGACAGTCGTGCGGTGCCTTATGGGGATCGCGCTTTCAAGTCGATCGGCGAAAAGCAATGCCTGGCACATCTTTTGAATTCTCCCGGAAACTTTACGGCTTCCAAATTGGCATGGGTAAAAGAGTATGAACCGCAGATATTCGGACAGGTGCATAAATTCATGTTGCCTGGTGACTTTATTGCCATGCGCATGACGGGCGATATTGTCACGACTGTTTCAGGCCTTTCGGAAGGAATTTTCTGGGATTTCCGGAATAATAGCGTTTCTGAAGATCTGATGAACTATTTCGGGTTCAGCAAGGAACTGGTTCCGGATATCCGTCCGACTTTCGGTGTGCAGGGGGAATTGCTCGGATCGGTCGCTTCGGAGTTGGGTTTGAAGAAGGGTACGCCGGTTACCTATCGGGCCGGTGACCAGCCGAACAATGCGTTGTCGCTAAATGTCCTGAATCCGGGCGAGATAGCCGCTACGGGCGGTACGTCGGGGGTCGTGTATGGTGTGAACGGCAAGGTGAACTACGACATGCTGTCCCGTGTGAATACGTTTGCGCATGTGAACCATTCGGCCGACCGGACGCGTTTAGGGGTCCTTCTGTGTATCAACGGGGTCGGAATCCTCAATTCGTGGGTGAAGCGGAATGTAGCTCCGGAAGGTATAAGCTATCCTGCATTGAACGAGCTGGCGGCGACTGTTCCGATCGGTTCGGAGGGCCTCTCGATTCTGCCTTTCGGGAACGGTGCGGAGCGTATGTTACAGAACAAGCAGGTGGATTGCTCCATTCACGGGCTGAATTTCAACATTCATAATAAAGCTCATGTCGCCCGTGCCGCACAGGAAGGGATTGTCTTCTCTTTCAAATATGGCATGGATATCATGAATGAGATGGGGATCGATATCGGGGTGATCCGTGCCGGTAATGCCAACCTGTTCCTAAGCCCTATTTTCCGGGATGCGTTGGCTGGTGTGACAGGAACGGTGATCGAACTTTACGATACGAACGGGGCTGTCGGGGCTGCCAAAGGCGCCG